One Osmerus mordax isolate fOsmMor3 chromosome 26, fOsmMor3.pri, whole genome shotgun sequence DNA segment encodes these proteins:
- the qsox1 gene encoding sulfhydryl oxidase 1 — MARRYSRATSWRTGNTLSTNARQLLILTILVYTGILSPFTAEAGLYTASDQIVILTTENADTVLFNSTAAMVVEFYASWCGHCIGFSPVYKSLARDIKEWKPAVDLGAIDCAEEQSRKICTNFGIKGYPTLKFFHAYGTSDSKGQSFRGFPRDVKGLRQNIIEKMENHQEPWPPACPPLEPASLAEIDSFFESNSVQHLALIFEASNSYVGREVTLDLLQYDNIAVRRVLSTEEVLVSRLEVTDFPSCFLYYPGGNHTRLRVQNEARTFYSYALQRLPGVVRTGKPRPLTSDLLGNTTDEQWRVFNRSRVYMADLESTLHFSLRVELASHPILRGDALSALRRYVSVLAKYFPGRPVVKNLLTAVDSWLQAQSQSEISYSDLRDVLDNTAEVPDAALPEGQNWVGCQGSKPHLRRYPCGVWTLFHVLTVQAKSSASTEPLEVLQAMRGYVHSFFGCRECATHFEAMAQDSLSQVDSASTAVLWLWSRHNHVNNRLAGAGSEDPLFPKTQWPTPDMCPACHGVKRGGEHAWKPAEVLSFLLSYFSSERLLPDHLEEESRLLAQQKEQREARRQEQEVRRGAERRAREASFTQPQEEEEDEEEEAQEDPADEEAGEGGGTLEPAPWVKPEAVAEEEGVVEGGRPSRQRGARSRPSVVGMKLREPQEDIVDLDSFVNQHYKAKALRVAAAVSAHVKRRSLQRREDSVLGLGLEAGPDLPGAESVDLGAGQYKRLQKRGLTSQYRGSEEEGVAVVQLYPHDPRGRWMNVLSVGFSGLDISLCVILYFLSSMCLLGMFLFFKMRPRFRRVKVAQP, encoded by the exons ATGGCGCGGCGCTACAGCCGTGCCACGTCCTGGCGTACTGGAAATACTCTATCAACAAATGCCAGACAATTGCTAATTCTAACGATATTGGTTTATACCGGGATACTTTCTCCATTTACCGCGGAAGCCGGACTGTACACCGCGTCGGATCAGATCGTTATATTAACTACGGAAAATGCAGATACCGTTTTGTTCAACTCCACAGCCGCAATGGTTGTTGAGTTCTACGCCTCTTGGTGCGGACATTGTATTGGGTTTTCTCCAGTATACAAAAGTCTTGCAAGAGATATCAAAG AGTGGAAGCCTGCGGTGGACCTGGGGGCTATCGACTGtgcagaggagcagagcaggaaaATTTGCACCAACTTTGGCATCAAGGGCTATCCCACACTCAAG ttcTTCCATGCATATGGCACAAGTGACTCCAAGGGACAGTCTTTCAGAG GGTTCCCACGCGATGTGAAGGGGCTCCGGCAGAACATCATAGAGAAGATGGAGAACCACCAGGAACCCTGGCCCCCCGCCTGCCCCCCTCTGGAGCCTGCCAG CCTAGCGGAGATTGACAGTTTCTTTGAGAGCAACTCTGTGCAGCACCTGGCCCTGATCTTCGAGGCCTCTAACTCCTACGTGGGCCGAGAG gtgacCCTGGACCTGCTCCAGTATGACAACATAGCAGTGCGCAGGGTGCTGAGTACTGAGGAGGTCCTAGTGAGCCGTCTGGAGGTGACAGACTTCCCCTCCTGCTTCCTGTACTACCCTGGAGGAAACCACACCCGGCTCAGAGT GCAGAACGAGGCCCGCACCTTCTACTCCTACGCCCTCCAGAGGCTCCCCGGGGTAGTGCGGACAgggaagccccgccccctcacctctgacctcctcGGGAACACCACAGACGAGCAGTGGAGAGTCTTTAACAG atccaGGGTGTACATGGCAGACCTGGAGTCGACTCTTCACTTCTCCCTCCGCGTGGAGCTGGCATCCCACCCAATCCTCCGCGGAGACGCACTGAGCGCGCTCAGACGCTACGTCTCAGTCCTCGCCAAG TACTTCCCAGGACGCCCCGTGGTGAAGAATCTGCTGACGGCTGTGGACTCGTGGCTGCAGGCTCAGAGCCAATCAGAGATCTCGTACAGCGATCTGAGGGACGTCTTGGACAACACTGCGGAG gtccCTGATGCAGCTCTGCCTGAAGGGCAGAACTGGGTGGGCTGCCAGGGCTCCAAGCCCCACCTCAGACGCTACCCCTGTGGGGTGTGGACCCTCTTCCACGTCCTCACTGTCCAGGCCAAGAGCTCTGccagcacag AACCCCTGGAGGTGCTGCAGGCCATGCGGGGCTACGTGCACAGCTTTTTCGGATGCAGGGAGTGCGCCACCCACTTCGAGGCCATGGCCCAGGACAGCCTGTCTCAGGTGGACTCCGCCTCCACCGCAGTCCTCTGGCTCTGGTCACGCCACAACCACGTCAACAACCGACTGGCAG gAGCCGGGAGCGAGGACCCACTCTTCCCCAAAACCCAGTGGCCGACCCCAGACATGTGCCCTGCCTGCCACGGGGTGAAGAGGGGCGGGGAGCACGCCTGGAAGCCGGCTGaggtcctctccttcctcctctcctacttctCCTCTGAGCGCCTCCTCCCAgaccacctggaggaggagagccggCTGCTGGCCCAGCAGAAGGAGCAGCGGGAGGCGCGACGGCAGGAGCAGGAGGTccggagaggggcagagaggagagccaggGAGGCCTCCTTCACCCagccccaggaggaggaggaggacgaggaggaggaggcgcagGAGGACCCGGCGGacgaggaggcaggggagggtggaggtaccTTGGAGCCGGCTCCTTGGGTGAAGCCGGAGGcggtggcggaggaggagggggtggtggagggggggaggccgtCCCGCCAGCGCGGGGCCCGCAGCAGGCCCAGCGTTGTGGGGATGAAGTTACGGGAGCCTCAGGAAGACATCGTGGACCTGGACTCCTTTGTCAACCAGCACTACAAGGCCAAGGCTCTCCGTGTCGCCGCCGCCGTCTCCGCCCACGTCAAACGCCGCAGCctgcagaggagggaggactcTGTCCTGGGGTTGGGGCTAGAGGCGGGGCCTGATCTCCCGGGGGCGGAATCGGTGGATTTGGGGGCGGGGCAATACAAGAGGCTGCAGAAGCGCGGTCTGACAAGCCAGTACAGGGGctcagaggaggagggcgtCGCAGTGGTGCAGTTATACCCCCATGACCCTAGGGGGCGCTGGATGAACGTGCTGAGTGTGGGCTTCTCAGGACTGGACATCAGCCTTTGTGTGATTCTTTACTTCCTCTCGTCCATGTGCCTGCTGGGCATGTTCCTTTTCTTCAAGATGCGCCCGCGGTTCCGGCGGGTCAAGGTGGCGCAGCCCTGA
- the lhx4 gene encoding LIM/homeobox protein Lhx4 — protein MMQSAAVLPAENPVKGLPEILGVPMQQIPQCAGCSQHILDKFILKVLDRHWHSKCLKCADCQTPLADKCFSRAGNVYCKEDFFKRFGTKCASCQQGIPPTQVVRKAQDFVYHLHCFACVMCSRQLATGDEFYLMEDGRLVCKEDYETAKQNDDSEAGAKRPRTTITAKQLETLKSAYKNSPKPARHVREQLSSETGLDMRVVQVWFQNRRAKEKRLKKDAGRHRWGQFYKSVKRNRGATKAEKESSADDAGLSDSELSFREDQILSDLGHTNGLYGSVGDVANGGMLNGGFSLDAAGQPYHDMRAGSPYGLPQSPSSITSLSGHTPLLNNLGFSMDSLVGPGGPGGPGGPGGVGQALRAMAGGPNSDLSTGSSTGYPDFPTSPASWLDEMDHSQF, from the exons ATGATGCAAAGTGCGGCGGTTCTACCAGCAGAGAATCCAGTGAAGGGTTTACCGGAGATACTCGGAGTGCCAATGCAAC AGATCCCTCAGTGTGCGGGGTGCAGccaacacatcctggataaGTTCATCCTCAAGGTGCTGGACCGACACTGGCATTCCAAGTGTCTCAAGTGCGCCGACTGTCAAACGCCGCTGGCGGACAAGTGTTTCTCGCGGGCGGGGAATGTATACTGCAAGGAGGACTTCTTCAA GCGTTTTGGGACAAAGTGTGCCTCGTGCCAGCAGGGGATCCCTCCGACGCAGGTAGTGCGCAAGGCGCAGGACTTTGTGTACCACCTGCACTGCTTCGCCTGCGTCATGTGCAGCCGGCAGCTTGCCACAGGGGACGAGTTCTACCTCATGGAGGACGGACGGCTCGTCTGCAAGGAGGACTACGAGACCGCCAAACAAAATG ATGATTCTGAGGCCGGAGCCAAGCGTCCACGCACGACCATCACCGCCAAGCAGCTGGAGACCCTGAAGAGCgcgtacaagaactctcccAAGCCGGCGCGCCACGTCCGGGAGCAGCTGTCCTCAGAGACCGGCCTGGACATGAGGGTGGTGCAG gTGTGGTTCCAGAACCGCAGGGCGAAGGAGAAACGTTTGAAGAAAGATGCTGGTCGGCACCGCTGGGGGCAGTTTTACAAGAGCGTCAAGCGCAACCGCGGCGCTACCAAAGCCGAAAAGGAGAGCTCAGCGGACGACGCCGGCCTCAGCGACAGCGAGCTCAGCTTCAGGG aGGACCAGATCCTGTCTGACCTGGGCCATACCAACGGGCTTTACGGGAGCGTGGGCGATGTGGCCAACGGGGGCATGCTGAATGGAGGCTTCTCATTGGATGCCGCTGGACAGCCCTATCACGACATGAGGGCGGGCAGTCCTTACGGCCTCCCCCAATCAccttcctccatcacctccctgtCCGGCCACACTCCCCTGCTCAACAACCTGGGCTTCTCCATGGACAGTCTggtggggcctggggggccagggggcccgggggggccagggggggtggggcaggCCCTGAGGGCCATGGCTGGGGGGCCGAACTCTGACCTCTCCACAGGAAGCAGCACAGGCTACCCAGACTTCCCCACTAGCCCCGCCTCCTGGCTGGATGAGATGGACCATTCCCAGTTCTGA